Proteins co-encoded in one Garra rufa chromosome 21, GarRuf1.0, whole genome shotgun sequence genomic window:
- the marcksb gene encoding myristoylated alanine-rich protein kinase C substrate b: MGAQISKNGAKDETAAEKPAEAANKSNGQENGHAKTNGNASPNAEAATEDVQANGKHSADGEVKAEEEKPEEGAAEKAAPEGEAESSAVANGEDTAKTEENGAASASGEPAKTKKRFSFKKPFKLSGFSFKKSAKKEAEGGEAAAAAPAAAENGEEKKDAEPESEEAKPEASSEENKTEAPAEEPKAEEPAESKEEKPSTEVAEEKPAEEKQAEAAPQEPAAAESSDAPAAAATE, translated from the exons ATGGGAGCGCAAATCTCCAAAAACGGAGCAAAAGACGAGACTGCCGCCGAAAAACCCGCCGAGGCTGCGAATAAATCAAATGGGCAG GAGAACGGCCATGCTAAAACCAATGGGAATGCCTCTCCAAATGCAGAAGCGGCCACAGAGGATGTCCAGGCCAATGGAAAGCACTCTGCTGATGGAGAGGTAAAAGCAGAGGAAGAAAAGCCTGAAGAAGGAGCTGCGGAGAAGGCCGCTCCAGAAGGCGAAGCAGAGAGCTCTGCCGTCGCAAATGGCGAAGACACAGCCAAAACAGAAGAAAATGGTGCTGCATCGGCAAGCGGCGAGCCTGCCAAAACCAAAAAGCGCTTCTCCTTTAAGAAACCATTCAAACTTAGTGGCTTCTCGTTTAAGAAGAGCGCCAAAAAGGAGGCTGAAGGTGGAGAGGCGGCAGCAGCTGCGCCAGCTGCTGCAGAGAACGGTGAGGAGAAGAAGGATGCTGAGCCTGAATCTGAGGAGGCCAAGCCTGAGGCCTCCAGCGAGGAGAACAAGACGGAGGCTCCAGCTGAGGAACCGAAAGCTGAGGAGCCAGCTGAAAGCAAAGAGGAGAAACCATCCACCGAGGTAGCCGAAGAGAAGCCAGCTGAGGAGAAGCAAGCAGAGGCTGCTCCTCAGGAACCCGCGGCTGCGGAGAGCTCAGACGCCCCGGCTGCCGCCGCCACAGAGTAA
- the fyna gene encoding tyrosine-protein kinase fyna, protein MGCVQCKDKEATKLTDDRETSVSQHAGYRYGADPTPQHYPSFGVTTIPNYNNFHAPVSQGVTVFGGVNSSSHSGTLRSRGGTGVTLFVALYDYEARSEDDLSFRKGEKFQILNSTEGDWWEARSLTTGGTGYIPSNYVAPVDSIQAEDWYFGKLGRKDAERQLLSNGNPRGTFLIRESETTKGAYSLSIQDWDETKGDHVKHYKIRKLDNGGYYITTRAQFETLQQLVHHYSARAAGLCCRLIVPCHKGMPRLADLSVKTKDVWEIPRESLQLIKRLGNGQFGEVWMGTWNGNTKVAVKTLKPGTMSPESFLEEAQIMKKLRHDKLVQLYAVVSEEPIYIVTEYMSKGSLLDFLKDGEGRGLKLPNLVDMAAQVAAGMAYIERMNYIHRDLRSANILVGDSLVCKIADFGLARLIEDNEYTARQGAKFPIKWTAPEAALYGRFTIKSDVWSFGILLTELVTKGRVPYPGMNNREVLEQVERGYRMPCPQDCPSSLHELMLQCWKRDPEERPTFEYLQAFLEDYFTATEPQYQPGDNL, encoded by the exons ATGGGCTGTGTGCAATGCAAGGACAAAGAGGCAACCAAACTCACAGACGACAGAGAAACTAGCGTCTCGCAGCATGCAGGATATCGATATGGGGCAGATCCGACACCTCAGCACTACCCCAGCTTTGGAGTCACCACTATACCCAACTACAACAACTTCCATGCGCCTGTCAGTCAAGGAGTGACTGTGTTTGGTGGAGTGAACTCTTCTTCACACTCTGGAACGCTACGGTCCCGGGGTGGAACAG GAGTAACACTCTTTGTAGCACTTTATGATTATGAGGCAAGGTCAGAGGATGACCTCAGCTTCAGGAAAGGGGAAAAGTTCCAGATTCTAAATAGCAC GGAAGGAGACTGGTGGGAGGCCCGCTCTCTCACTACAGGTGGAACAGGATACATACCCAGTAATTATGTGGCTCCAGTAGACTCCATACAGGCAGAAGA TTGGTATTTTGGAAAACTTGGCCGTAAAGATGCAGAACGGCAACTGTTGTCAAATGGAAATCCCAGAGGCACTTTCCTCATAAGGGAGAGTGAGACCACGAAAG GAGCGTATTCATTGTCTATACAGGACTGGGATGAAACTAAAGGTGACCACGTGAAGCACTACAAGATCCGCAAATTGGACAATGGAGGATATTACATCACCACTAGAGCTCAGTTTGAAACTCTGCAACAGCTTGTGCACCATTATTCCG CACGGGCTGCAGGACTTTGTTGCCGTTTAATAGTCCCATGCCATAAAGGCATGCCCCGCCTTGCCGACCTGTCTGTCAAAACCAAAGATGTATGGGAGATCCCACGGGAGTCACTTCAGCTCATCAAACGATTGGGGAATGGACAGTTCGGAGAGGTCTGGATGG GCACTTGGAATGGCAATACTAAAGTGGCAGTGAAGACCTTGAAACCAGGCACAATGTCCCCAGAGTCGTTCCTGGAGGAGGCTCAGATAATGAAGAAACTGAGGCATGACAAGCTAGTGCAGCTTTATGCGGTCGTCTCTGAAGAACCCATCTACATTGTGACAGAATATATGAGCAAAG GAAGCCTGCTGGATTTCTTGAAGGATGGTGAAGGACGTGGGCTTAAATTGCCAAATTTAGTGGACATGGCCGCTCAG GTTGCTGCAGGTATGGCTTACATTGAAAGGATGAACTACATTCACAGAGATCTGCGGTCTGCCAATATACTTGTTGGTGACAGCTTAGTGTGCAAGATTGCCGATTTTGGACTGGCCAGACTAATAGAGGACAATGAATACACAGCACGACAAG GTGCCAAGTTCCCAATCAAGTGGACGGCTCCAGAGGCAGCGCTCTATGGAAGGTTTACTATCAAGTCAGACGTGTGGTCATTTGGAATACTCCTCACAGAACTGGTCACCAAAGGACGTGTGCCCTATCCAG GCATGAACAACCGAGAAGTCTTGGAGCAAGTCGAGCGTGGTTACAGGATGCCCTGCCCCCAGGACTGTCCCAGCTCCCTGCACGAGCTCATGCTCCAATGCTGGAAGAGGGACCCCGAGGAGCGGCCCACCTTTGAGTATCTGCAAGCCTTCCTGGAGGATTACTTCACTGCCACTGAACCACAATACCAACCTGGGGACAACCTCTAA